A genome region from Natronobeatus ordinarius includes the following:
- a CDS encoding universal stress protein has product MAFDTLLIPTDGSESAEAAARRGFDLAEALEASVHVLSVADSSIATGAGYAGDSPSIRRRLREQADGRASTLRETATERGLEATAATREGIPAREIVDYADENGVDAIVIGTSGRGGVTRAIVGSVADKVVRTASVPVVTITADAARRDDRPTEIDSILLPTDGSEAATEAVERALDLGTQLEATVHLFSVVDDELASTLEAVSGADVDAADLRERAQANLEALAADLRARDLDLEVVTATTTGRPAAEIVDYADENDVGAIVLGTHGRGGFERLVVGSVADRVMRTASVPVVTVRPTPTTAEAGGDGPDSERRD; this is encoded by the coding sequence ATGGCATTCGACACACTGCTGATCCCGACCGACGGAAGCGAATCGGCCGAAGCCGCAGCCCGACGGGGGTTCGACCTCGCCGAAGCGCTCGAGGCGAGCGTCCACGTTCTCTCGGTTGCAGACAGTTCCATCGCGACCGGGGCTGGCTACGCGGGCGATTCGCCGTCGATCCGCCGCCGGCTCCGCGAGCAGGCGGACGGACGAGCCAGCACCCTCCGCGAGACGGCCACCGAGCGTGGCCTCGAGGCGACGGCCGCGACCCGCGAAGGCATCCCGGCCAGGGAGATCGTCGACTACGCCGACGAGAACGGCGTCGACGCGATCGTCATCGGCACGTCCGGCCGCGGCGGCGTCACGCGCGCGATCGTCGGTAGCGTCGCCGACAAGGTCGTTCGAACCGCATCCGTGCCCGTCGTGACGATCACCGCGGACGCAGCCAGGAGGGACGATCGACCGACGGAGATCGACTCGATTCTCCTGCCGACCGACGGAAGCGAGGCAGCGACGGAAGCGGTCGAACGAGCGCTCGACCTCGGGACACAGCTCGAGGCGACCGTCCACCTCTTCTCGGTCGTCGACGACGAACTCGCGAGTACGCTCGAGGCCGTCTCGGGAGCCGACGTCGACGCCGCTGACTTGCGCGAACGGGCGCAAGCAAACCTCGAAGCGCTCGCGGCCGATTTGCGAGCGCGCGACCTCGACCTCGAGGTCGTAACGGCGACGACAACGGGGCGCCCAGCCGCGGAGATCGTCGACTACGCCGACGAGAACGACGTCGGTGCGATCGTCCTGGGAACGCACGGGCGAGGCGGGTTCGAGCGGCTGGTCGTCGGAAGCGTGGCCGATCGCGTGATGCGGACGGCGTCGGTGCCCGTCGTCACCGTTCGCCCGACTCCCACGACCGCCGAGGCGGGTGGCGACGGGCCCGACAGCGAGCGCAGAGACTGA
- a CDS encoding glycerophosphodiester phosphodiesterase, giving the protein MSAEPPRNESTSEGSAVDGPTTDGPISEGSAVDGPTTEPAVIAHRGFAGVFPENTVGAAVAAADREETSMLEIDVQPAACGTPVVFHDDRLEGTRDGRPITDAEGLVWETPLEELRETDVLGSGEPVPTLAELLEAVPETVAVNVELKNPGTADVRFAEALPERDRDPRRELWSPFVERVVDDCDAFGGELLFSSFFEGALAAARDVAPEYAAATLVWDSLADGLEVARRYDCEAIHPPRNAVTGTAMTGEEYYGLPASEPEVDVLAVAHEEGRAVNVWTIETWVQFDELREAGVDGIIAEYPALGTDSSERSPTA; this is encoded by the coding sequence ATGAGCGCCGAGCCACCGCGCAACGAGTCGACGAGCGAGGGGTCAGCCGTCGACGGACCGACGACCGACGGACCGATAAGCGAGGGATCGGCCGTCGACGGACCGACGACCGAGCCGGCCGTGATCGCCCACCGCGGCTTCGCCGGGGTCTTTCCCGAAAACACCGTCGGCGCGGCCGTCGCCGCCGCCGACCGCGAGGAGACGTCGATGCTCGAGATCGACGTCCAGCCCGCCGCCTGCGGCACGCCCGTGGTGTTCCACGACGACCGCCTCGAGGGAACCCGGGACGGCCGGCCGATCACCGACGCCGAGGGTCTCGTCTGGGAGACGCCACTCGAGGAGCTTCGAGAAACGGACGTGCTCGGCAGTGGCGAGCCGGTGCCGACGCTCGCGGAACTGCTCGAGGCAGTCCCCGAGACGGTGGCCGTGAACGTCGAGTTGAAGAATCCGGGGACGGCCGACGTCCGCTTCGCCGAGGCGCTGCCCGAGCGCGACCGCGACCCCCGACGCGAGCTGTGGTCGCCGTTCGTCGAGCGCGTCGTCGACGACTGCGACGCCTTCGGCGGCGAGCTCCTCTTCTCGTCGTTCTTCGAGGGGGCGCTGGCGGCGGCCCGCGACGTCGCCCCCGAGTACGCTGCCGCGACGCTCGTCTGGGACTCGCTCGCAGACGGCCTCGAGGTCGCCCGGCGGTACGACTGTGAGGCGATCCACCCGCCGCGAAACGCGGTGACCGGGACGGCGATGACGGGCGAGGAGTACTACGGATTGCCGGCGAGCGAACCCGAGGTGGACGTGCTCGCGGTCGCCCACGAGGAGGGCCGGGCGGTCAACGTCTGGACGATCGAGACCTGGGTGCAGTTCGACGAACTCCGCGAGGCGGGCGTCGACGGGATCATCGCGGAGTATCCCGCGCTCGGTACGGACTCGAGCGAGCGCAGCCCGACCGCGTAA
- the pdxT gene encoding pyridoxal 5'-phosphate synthase glutaminase subunit PdxT: MTLTAGVVGVQGNVAEHAAAIERAASDHGEDVVVHEIRQSGVVPDCDLLALPGGESTTISRLLHTEGIAPEIRDHVAADKPLLATCAGLIVASSDARDDRVEELGLLDVTVERNAFGRQADSFEAPLEVAGLEAPFPAVFIRAPAIDAVGGATVLAEWDDRPVAVRDGPVLATAFHPELTPDSRLHRLAFFRGSSD; this comes from the coding sequence ATGACACTCACTGCAGGCGTCGTCGGCGTCCAGGGGAACGTCGCCGAACACGCCGCGGCCATCGAGCGCGCAGCGTCGGATCACGGCGAAGACGTCGTCGTCCACGAGATTCGCCAGTCGGGCGTCGTCCCCGACTGTGACCTCCTCGCGCTCCCGGGTGGGGAGTCGACGACCATCTCCCGGCTGCTCCACACCGAAGGCATCGCCCCCGAGATCCGCGACCACGTCGCCGCCGACAAGCCGCTGCTCGCGACCTGTGCGGGCCTGATCGTCGCCTCGAGCGACGCCCGCGACGACCGCGTCGAGGAGCTCGGACTGCTCGACGTCACCGTCGAGCGCAACGCCTTCGGCCGGCAGGCCGACAGCTTCGAGGCCCCGCTCGAGGTGGCGGGACTCGAGGCGCCGTTCCCCGCGGTGTTCATCCGCGCGCCGGCCATCGACGCGGTGGGCGGAGCGACGGTGCTCGCCGAGTGGGACGACCGACCGGTCGCCGTGCGGGACGGTCCGGTGCTCGCGACGGCGTTTCACCCCGAACTGACGCCCGACTCGCGGCTCCACCGGCTGGCGTTCTTCCGCGGGAGCAGCGACTGA
- a CDS encoding FAD-dependent oxidoreductase, producing the protein MHEAFTRGPADLPGEPTSPWLESTTETEYDALETDLSVDVAVVGAGIAGLSAATRLRERGRSVAVLERDRIAAGITGKSTAKLTSQHGLCYAHLRDAFDRERARQYATVNEAAIDEVERRLGELAVDAGFERRPAYVYGDSRDAIEREVDAAREAGLPASFVTSVPPFDRAQCAVRFDDQARFDPRAYLLALADDLTSQSGTAIFEGTRVTDVAPGSRPQLETSGGAVHADAVVIATGFPILDRAGYFARLTPKRSYVLGMTLAGEPPEGLYYRSGEPYRSVRAHHDGDRTLLLVGGENHKTGQGGSAADRYRRLEGWARERFPVDSIEYRWSTQDYVSADGVPFVGRLGAGAENVFVATGFGGWGMTNGVAAGGLLADAIEGRDRPELELFDPLRFTPKASAPKTLTESADAASQFATDWVRTLFSQDLESIGPGEGRVIRKGTTPVAVARDDEGTLHAVSAVCTHMGCLVEWNDAEASWDCPCHGSRFSPEGNALEGPATEDLPRRASDDRRPT; encoded by the coding sequence ATGCACGAGGCGTTCACCCGCGGTCCGGCCGACCTGCCCGGCGAGCCGACGTCACCGTGGCTCGAGTCGACGACCGAGACGGAATACGACGCCCTCGAGACCGACCTCTCCGTCGACGTCGCCGTCGTCGGCGCCGGCATCGCCGGTCTCTCGGCTGCGACGCGGCTCCGCGAGCGGGGACGATCGGTCGCCGTCCTCGAGCGCGACCGGATCGCGGCGGGGATCACGGGCAAGTCGACGGCGAAGCTCACGAGTCAGCACGGGCTGTGTTACGCCCACCTCCGCGATGCGTTCGACCGGGAACGGGCCCGACAGTACGCCACGGTGAACGAGGCGGCCATCGACGAGGTCGAGCGCCGACTCGGCGAGCTCGCGGTCGACGCCGGCTTCGAGCGTCGGCCGGCGTACGTCTACGGTGACAGCCGGGACGCGATCGAACGGGAGGTCGACGCCGCCCGGGAAGCGGGACTTCCGGCGTCGTTCGTCACCTCGGTGCCGCCGTTCGATCGCGCCCAGTGCGCGGTTCGCTTCGACGACCAGGCCCGTTTCGACCCGCGGGCGTACCTGCTGGCGCTGGCCGACGACCTGACGTCGCAGTCGGGAACGGCCATCTTCGAGGGAACTCGCGTCACCGACGTCGCCCCCGGCTCACGCCCGCAACTCGAGACGTCCGGCGGGGCCGTCCACGCCGACGCCGTCGTGATCGCGACCGGCTTTCCGATCCTCGACCGGGCGGGCTACTTCGCCCGGCTGACCCCGAAACGGTCCTACGTCCTCGGGATGACGCTCGCAGGCGAGCCGCCCGAGGGGCTGTACTACCGGTCTGGTGAGCCCTATCGGTCGGTCAGGGCTCACCACGACGGGGATCGGACGCTCCTGCTCGTCGGCGGCGAGAACCACAAGACCGGTCAGGGCGGCTCGGCGGCCGACCGCTACCGCCGACTCGAGGGGTGGGCACGCGAACGCTTTCCCGTCGACTCGATCGAGTACCGCTGGTCGACCCAGGACTACGTCTCGGCCGACGGCGTCCCCTTCGTCGGTCGGCTCGGTGCCGGTGCCGAGAACGTCTTCGTCGCAACCGGCTTCGGCGGCTGGGGCATGACGAACGGCGTCGCCGCCGGCGGGCTGCTGGCCGACGCGATCGAGGGCCGCGACCGGCCCGAACTCGAGCTTTTCGACCCGCTTCGGTTCACCCCGAAGGCCTCCGCGCCGAAGACGCTCACCGAGAGCGCCGACGCGGCCAGCCAGTTCGCCACCGACTGGGTCCGGACGCTGTTCTCACAGGATCTCGAGTCGATCGGCCCCGGCGAGGGACGGGTGATCCGCAAGGGGACGACCCCCGTCGCGGTCGCTCGCGACGACGAGGGGACCCTGCACGCGGTGTCGGCCGTCTGCACCCACATGGGCTGTCTCGTCGAGTGGAACGACGCCGAGGCCAGCTGGGACTGTCCTTGCCACGGCTCGCGCTTCTCACCCGAGGGCAACGCACTGGAAGGGCCGGCGACCGAGGACCTCCCGCGACGAGCGAGCGACGACCGACGACCGACTTGA
- a CDS encoding thioredoxin family protein — MTVTLKDFYADWCGPCKTQDPILEELEADWDGRFEVEKVNVDEQQDVANEYQVRSLPTLIIENEDGVVDRFVGVTQREDIEEALESAGA; from the coding sequence ATGACTGTTACGCTCAAGGACTTCTACGCGGACTGGTGTGGCCCCTGTAAAACCCAGGATCCGATCCTCGAGGAACTCGAGGCAGACTGGGACGGCCGATTCGAGGTCGAGAAGGTCAACGTCGACGAACAGCAGGACGTCGCCAACGAGTACCAGGTACGCTCGCTCCCGACGCTCATCATCGAGAACGAAGACGGCGTCGTCGACCGGTTCGTCGGCGTCACCCAGCGCGAGGACATCGAAGAAGCACTCGAGTCGGCCGGTGCCTGA
- the npdG gene encoding NADPH-dependent F420 reductase: protein MRIALLGGTGDIGQGLALRWAYDTDHEIVIGSRDPERARTAAEEYETELDSRGLDRKITGFANEMAADRADVVVLAVPPYHVGDTVDAVAEKLDEGTILVSPAVGMRRDDDGLHYNPPPAGSVTQLVADRAPEGVPVVGAFHSLSADRLANLALEFDLDTLLVGDDPDAKSTVRLLAEGIEGLRALDAGPLANAAEVESLTPLSITVGRYNDGLHDLGVRFR, encoded by the coding sequence ATGCGAATCGCGTTACTCGGCGGCACGGGCGACATCGGCCAGGGACTCGCGTTGCGGTGGGCGTACGACACGGACCACGAGATCGTGATCGGCTCGCGCGATCCCGAGCGCGCACGGACGGCGGCCGAGGAGTACGAGACCGAACTCGACAGCCGTGGGCTCGATCGGAAAATAACCGGCTTCGCGAACGAGATGGCGGCCGATCGCGCGGACGTGGTCGTCCTCGCCGTCCCGCCGTACCACGTCGGCGACACCGTCGACGCCGTCGCCGAAAAACTCGACGAGGGGACGATCCTCGTCAGCCCGGCCGTCGGGATGCGCCGCGACGACGACGGGCTCCACTACAACCCGCCGCCGGCGGGCAGCGTGACCCAGCTCGTCGCCGATCGCGCCCCCGAAGGGGTGCCCGTCGTGGGCGCGTTTCACTCCCTCTCGGCCGACCGGCTGGCGAACTTAGCCCTCGAGTTCGACCTCGACACGCTCCTCGTTGGTGACGATCCGGACGCAAAATCGACCGTCCGGTTACTCGCGGAGGGAATCGAAGGGCTGCGCGCGCTCGACGCCGGGCCGCTCGCTAACGCCGCCGAAGTCGAGAGCCTGACGCCGCTGTCGATCACCGTCGGCCGCTACAACGACGGCCTCCACGACCTCGGCGTCCGGTTCCGCTGA
- a CDS encoding ArsR/SmtB family transcription factor, producing the protein MAETRTRLRRLLAETLEECCEADVDRRLEELHALTDATFDEDLVRPVFAVLGNRTRYRLARTLAVTDDERCVCELEPVVDVSESAVSHALSDLVDAGLATRRKAGNWRYYDATPLAESLFETADREVGASE; encoded by the coding sequence ATGGCAGAGACCCGAACTCGCCTTCGCCGGCTTCTGGCGGAGACACTCGAGGAGTGCTGCGAAGCGGACGTGGACCGCCGACTCGAGGAGTTGCACGCGTTGACCGACGCGACGTTCGACGAGGATCTGGTTCGTCCCGTCTTCGCCGTGCTCGGGAACCGGACCCGGTATCGGCTCGCGCGGACGCTCGCCGTCACGGACGACGAACGCTGCGTCTGCGAACTCGAGCCGGTCGTCGACGTGAGCGAAAGCGCGGTTAGTCACGCGCTGTCGGACCTCGTCGACGCGGGACTCGCGACCCGCCGGAAAGCGGGCAACTGGCGGTACTACGACGCGACGCCGCTCGCGGAGTCGCTATTCGAAACCGCCGATCGCGAGGTGGGCGCGAGTGAGTGA
- the arsB gene encoding ACR3 family arsenite efflux transporter encodes MSEHEHEHGPDCGCPDCGDPRSMDFLDKYLTVWIFAAMGIGVGLGYVAPGVVEPIQDYYLVELGLIAMMYPPLAKVNYGQLPRVFSAWRVLSLSLIQNWLIGPTLMFALAVVFFSGLVPPFPAHPEYFLGLIFIGMARCIAMVLVWNDLADGSSEYAAGLVAFNSVFQILTYGVYIWFFALFLPPVLGMDALVAGIGTFDITVSQVFWAIAIFLGVPFAGGILTRLGGVRVRGEEWYEEQFVPKISPVTLLALLFTVIVMFATQGENILAQPTDVLWIAVPLTIYFVVMFLVSFAMGRGIGADYSTTTAIGFTAASNNFELAIAVAVAVFGVGSGVAFATVVGPLIEVPVLLALVNVAIYFQQRFDWAGYETGQLDPTTPAGDEPTPSRTNDD; translated from the coding sequence GTGAGTGAGCACGAACATGAACACGGCCCCGACTGTGGCTGTCCCGACTGCGGCGATCCCCGGTCGATGGACTTCCTCGATAAGTATCTCACCGTCTGGATCTTCGCCGCGATGGGGATCGGCGTCGGCCTCGGCTACGTCGCGCCCGGCGTCGTCGAGCCGATCCAGGACTACTACCTCGTCGAACTCGGACTGATCGCGATGATGTACCCGCCGCTGGCGAAGGTCAACTACGGCCAGCTGCCGCGGGTGTTCAGCGCCTGGCGCGTGCTCAGCCTGAGTCTCATCCAGAACTGGCTGATCGGGCCGACGCTGATGTTCGCCCTCGCGGTGGTCTTCTTCAGCGGACTCGTGCCGCCGTTTCCGGCCCACCCCGAGTACTTCCTCGGACTGATCTTCATCGGGATGGCCCGCTGTATCGCAATGGTGCTCGTCTGGAACGACTTGGCGGATGGCTCGAGCGAGTACGCCGCCGGGCTGGTCGCGTTCAACAGCGTCTTCCAGATCCTTACCTACGGGGTGTACATCTGGTTTTTCGCGCTGTTTTTGCCCCCGGTCCTGGGCATGGACGCGCTGGTCGCCGGCATCGGCACGTTCGACATCACCGTTTCCCAGGTGTTCTGGGCGATCGCGATCTTCCTCGGCGTTCCCTTCGCCGGTGGCATCCTCACCCGTCTCGGTGGGGTGCGCGTCAGGGGCGAGGAGTGGTACGAAGAGCAGTTCGTGCCGAAGATTAGCCCCGTCACGCTGCTCGCACTGCTGTTTACGGTGATCGTGATGTTCGCCACCCAGGGTGAGAACATCTTAGCCCAGCCGACGGACGTGCTCTGGATCGCCGTCCCGCTGACGATCTACTTCGTCGTCATGTTCCTCGTGAGCTTCGCGATGGGGCGGGGAATCGGTGCAGACTACTCGACGACCACCGCGATCGGCTTTACCGCCGCCTCGAACAATTTCGAACTCGCGATCGCCGTCGCCGTCGCCGTCTTCGGGGTCGGCTCCGGCGTCGCCTTCGCCACCGTCGTCGGCCCGCTGATCGAGGTGCCCGTCCTGCTGGCGCTGGTCAACGTCGCGATCTACTTCCAGCAACGGTTCGACTGGGCCGGCTACGAGACCGGCCAGCTCGATCCCACGACGCCAGCGGGCGACGAACCGACGCCGTCCAGAACGAACGACGACTGA
- a CDS encoding preprotein translocase subunit Sec61beta — translation MDRGQNTGGLMSSAGLVRYFDAEDSKAIRIDPKTVIATGVLLGVLVQLLSFVS, via the coding sequence ATGGACAGAGGACAGAACACTGGTGGGCTGATGTCCAGTGCCGGGCTCGTCCGGTACTTCGACGCAGAGGACTCGAAAGCCATCCGAATCGACCCGAAGACCGTCATCGCGACGGGCGTCCTGCTGGGCGTCCTCGTGCAGCTGCTGTCGTTCGTCTCCTGA